A DNA window from Streptomyces sp. 71268 contains the following coding sequences:
- a CDS encoding ferritin-like domain-containing protein has protein sequence MSTTRIVFVDCLPGVTLAEQLSLARFGEIGLDRSQPDTFERYLHELEPGTELAVAYVGGNGTSIPSAVRTLRGKTEFTKTRVFVVGEAAGGPVPGWAEALDVEDIVAPSALEGFGFTDTVEIGLRAYNSLVLDPLYTDFYLDMTWNKIFDWFETTRWDWRELDLDRLDPHLMSPEEVDFLTEAAIIEFGTLPGAHNFLREWQGETSFSSWALSWGAEEARHSLVQARCLDKLGIKVRSKHALYKREPYPIGDTRTGTLMMNIISEARAAELYRCLAAETREPVVRNIWKLLGRDESRHARAFFVFAQELCDDNRASQIAALKMAYVWLADRSEGLKHPAGHFYPHSTSAKGIRRIESVKQEATDSADGKVLQMLRRLVEDDSIESSRDIKRKLRSLI, from the coding sequence ATGAGCACGACACGCATCGTCTTCGTCGACTGCCTGCCCGGCGTCACGCTCGCCGAGCAGCTCTCCCTGGCCCGCTTCGGCGAGATCGGCCTCGACCGCTCCCAGCCGGACACCTTCGAGCGCTACCTGCACGAGCTGGAGCCGGGCACCGAACTCGCCGTGGCGTACGTCGGCGGCAACGGCACCTCCATACCGTCGGCGGTGCGCACGCTGCGCGGCAAGACGGAGTTCACCAAGACCCGGGTGTTCGTCGTCGGCGAGGCCGCGGGCGGCCCCGTGCCCGGCTGGGCCGAGGCGTTGGACGTCGAGGACATCGTGGCCCCCTCCGCCCTTGAGGGGTTCGGGTTCACCGACACGGTCGAGATCGGCCTGCGGGCGTACAACTCGCTGGTCCTTGACCCGCTGTACACCGACTTCTACCTCGACATGACGTGGAACAAGATCTTCGACTGGTTCGAGACCACCCGCTGGGACTGGCGCGAGCTCGACCTCGACCGGCTCGACCCGCACCTGATGAGTCCGGAGGAGGTCGACTTCCTCACCGAGGCCGCCATCATCGAGTTCGGCACCCTGCCCGGCGCGCACAACTTCCTGCGCGAGTGGCAGGGTGAGACCAGCTTCTCCTCCTGGGCGCTGAGCTGGGGCGCGGAGGAGGCAAGGCACTCGCTGGTACAGGCCCGCTGCCTGGACAAGCTGGGCATCAAGGTGCGCTCCAAGCACGCGCTGTACAAGCGCGAGCCGTACCCGATCGGCGACACCCGCACCGGCACCCTCATGATGAACATCATCTCCGAGGCCCGCGCGGCCGAGCTGTACCGGTGCCTGGCCGCCGAGACCAGGGAACCCGTGGTCCGCAACATCTGGAAGCTGCTCGGGCGGGACGAGTCGCGGCACGCGCGCGCCTTCTTCGTCTTCGCCCAGGAACTGTGCGACGACAACCGCGCGAGCCAGATCGCCGCGCTCAAGATGGCCTACGTCTGGCTGGCCGACCGCAGCGAGGGGCTCAAGCACCCGGCCGGCCACTTCTACCCGCACTCCACTTCGGCCAAGGGCATCCGACGCATCGAGTCGGTCAAGCAGGAGGCCACCGACTCCGCCGACGGCAAGGTGTTGCAGATGCTGCGGCGCCTGGTCGAGGACGACTCGATCGAATCGTCGCGGGACATCAAGCGCAAGCTGCGCTCGCTCATCTGA
- a CDS encoding PaaI family thioesterase: MPESASFDPRTDNPSNCFGCAQHNPIGLRLHFDADGDGFRTRFTLGRDYESFPGVIHGGIVATILDETLAQAVYRAGWISAFTTGLRVRYGKPMETGVEYTARAEITRRDEHAVRASGELLHGRDLVAAADGTFRLLTEQVLTDQGRHLPSRLVTALRTANQPANQGE; this comes from the coding sequence TTGCCGGAGTCAGCCTCCTTCGACCCACGGACCGACAACCCGTCCAACTGCTTCGGCTGTGCCCAGCACAACCCCATCGGCCTCCGACTCCACTTCGACGCCGACGGCGACGGCTTCCGCACGCGGTTCACGCTCGGCCGCGACTACGAGTCCTTCCCCGGCGTCATCCACGGCGGCATCGTCGCCACCATCCTCGACGAGACCCTGGCCCAGGCCGTCTACCGGGCCGGCTGGATCTCGGCGTTCACCACCGGCCTGCGCGTCCGCTACGGCAAGCCCATGGAGACCGGCGTCGAGTACACCGCACGCGCCGAGATCACCCGCCGCGACGAGCACGCCGTGCGGGCCAGCGGCGAACTGCTGCACGGCCGAGACCTCGTCGCCGCGGCTGACGGCACCTTCCGCCTGCTCACCGAGCAGGTCCTGACCGACCAGGGCCGGCACCTGCCGAGCCGGCTCGTCACCGCGCTACGTACCGCCAACCAACCAGCCAACCAGGGGGAATGA
- a CDS encoding acyl carrier protein: MSQMDVHEKVLEIIAQEIDVPVTDLSGDQHFRALPNVDSMRVLQVILKTEKAFDIEIEDDVTFRIQTVGEFQKLVAELYRQRAAA, from the coding sequence ATGAGCCAGATGGACGTCCACGAGAAGGTCCTTGAGATCATCGCCCAGGAGATCGACGTACCGGTCACCGACCTGTCGGGCGACCAGCACTTCCGGGCCCTGCCCAACGTCGACTCGATGCGGGTGCTCCAGGTCATCCTGAAGACGGAGAAAGCCTTCGACATCGAGATCGAGGACGACGTCACCTTCCGCATCCAGACCGTAGGCGAGTTCCAGAAGCTGGTCGCCGAGCTGTACCGGCAGCGAGCCGCCGCGTGA
- a CDS encoding fatty acyl-AMP ligase, with translation MSLVRALAEVAGRDTGHGIRLFRGDAEAEHVSYDQLYEEAGRLAQGLLERGVRRGERVAIALPTSIDFARALFGVWAAGAVAVPLPPPVRFASLDIHLRRIALAMRQSQVRVVLSDATLGRLIGPELGGDAGEFEVLDVARTVAATAHHLEVSDQEPGLVQYTSGTSAHPKGVVLSHANLLANVTAIGKALGVTEAEVSCSWLPLFHDMGLIGMLLTPALHGAQTLLLPPEDFLRDPGRWLRLISRHRATAATAPNSGYLYAMRKVPPSEVRGLDLSSWRVALNGAEAIDPDMLRRFSAHFAPVGFRPTAFLPVYGLAEGSLAVTFPPLGRPVRSLWVRRGPLADGVVEPVPEQAAGSAGTGGVGAGGAGDAGVGDAATARELVSVGYPVADTEVRLVAGPGGEPAGEGRVGEVQIRGAAVMSTYEAGEAANRGVVHADGWVSTGDLGLRHDGELFIVGRTKEVIIVFGQNYHASDIELVAGRVPGVANHAVLATSLATPDGEGLALVAETKESDPTVRAELVSQLRNAVSDAVGISPRKVVLARRGALPRTSSGKLQRHGIGALLDAEERASR, from the coding sequence GTGAGCCTGGTCCGCGCGCTGGCCGAGGTGGCGGGCCGCGACACCGGGCACGGCATCCGGCTGTTCCGTGGCGACGCGGAGGCCGAGCACGTCAGCTACGACCAGTTGTACGAGGAGGCCGGGAGGCTGGCCCAGGGGCTGCTGGAGCGCGGGGTGCGGCGGGGCGAGCGGGTGGCCATCGCCCTGCCCACCTCGATCGACTTCGCCCGGGCGCTGTTCGGCGTGTGGGCGGCGGGCGCGGTGGCCGTCCCGCTACCGCCGCCCGTACGGTTCGCCTCGCTCGACATCCACCTGCGCCGGATCGCGCTGGCCATGCGACAGTCCCAGGTGCGCGTGGTGCTCTCCGACGCCACGCTGGGCCGACTGATCGGGCCCGAACTCGGCGGAGACGCAGGAGAGTTCGAAGTTCTCGACGTGGCGCGCACCGTGGCCGCCACGGCCCACCACCTGGAGGTGTCCGACCAGGAACCCGGGCTCGTCCAGTACACCTCGGGGACCAGCGCGCACCCCAAGGGCGTGGTGCTCAGCCACGCCAACCTGCTGGCCAACGTCACGGCCATCGGCAAGGCGCTCGGCGTCACCGAGGCGGAGGTCTCCTGTAGCTGGCTGCCCCTCTTCCACGACATGGGGTTGATCGGCATGCTGCTCACCCCCGCGCTGCACGGCGCGCAGACCCTGCTGCTGCCACCCGAGGACTTCCTGCGCGACCCCGGCCGCTGGCTGCGCCTGATCAGCCGCCACCGGGCGACCGCCGCCACCGCCCCCAACTCCGGCTACCTGTACGCGATGCGCAAGGTGCCCCCGTCCGAGGTACGCGGGCTCGACCTGTCGTCCTGGCGGGTCGCCCTGAACGGGGCGGAGGCCATCGACCCGGACATGCTGCGCCGGTTCTCCGCGCACTTCGCCCCGGTCGGCTTCCGCCCGACGGCCTTCCTGCCGGTGTACGGCCTGGCCGAGGGCAGCCTCGCGGTCACCTTCCCGCCGCTCGGACGTCCGGTGCGCAGCCTGTGGGTACGCCGCGGGCCGCTCGCCGACGGAGTGGTGGAGCCGGTGCCCGAGCAGGCCGCCGGGAGCGCCGGTACGGGCGGGGTGGGCGCTGGTGGCGCGGGTGACGCGGGTGTCGGTGACGCCGCCACGGCCCGGGAGCTGGTCTCGGTCGGGTACCCGGTGGCCGACACCGAGGTACGTCTCGTCGCCGGCCCGGGGGGCGAGCCCGCCGGCGAGGGGCGGGTGGGTGAGGTCCAGATCCGGGGCGCCGCGGTGATGAGCACGTACGAGGCGGGCGAGGCCGCCAACCGTGGCGTGGTGCACGCGGACGGGTGGGTGTCCACCGGGGACCTCGGGCTGCGGCACGACGGCGAACTCTTCATCGTGGGCCGCACCAAGGAGGTGATCATCGTCTTCGGGCAGAACTACCACGCCAGCGACATCGAGTTGGTCGCCGGCCGAGTGCCCGGGGTGGCCAACCACGCCGTTCTGGCCACCTCCCTCGCCACGCCCGACGGCGAGGGGCTTGCCCTGGTCGCCGAGACCAAGGAGTCTGATCCGACGGTACGGGCCGAACTCGTCAGCCAGCTCAGGAACGCCGTCTCCGACGCGGTCGGCATCTCGCCGCGGAAGGTCGTCCTGGCTCGCAGGGGCGCCCTGCCGCGTACCTCCAGCGGAAAGCTACAACGACACGGCATCGGGGCCCTGCTGGATGCCGAGGAGCGGGCCAGCCGGTGA
- a CDS encoding DUF6125 family protein, producing MTDAAQPPEHLTATQREELLRRSWMATDGLWYYQTATQRGIDGANEANIEVVREFGRQEMVRLMRGLGIEKVETVEQYRRLFQTAVDLYLGSLFAARESYADGVQHLEVTTCFAYKGVKRAGIEKVYHCGPGERLTGWLQAMDLPAEIDPGVGLCQLAHTGACGYRLTVALPHES from the coding sequence ATGACCGACGCGGCACAGCCGCCGGAGCACCTCACGGCCACGCAGCGAGAGGAACTCCTGCGCCGCTCGTGGATGGCCACCGACGGGCTCTGGTACTACCAGACCGCCACCCAGCGCGGCATCGACGGGGCCAACGAGGCGAACATCGAGGTGGTGCGCGAGTTCGGGCGGCAGGAGATGGTGCGGCTGATGCGCGGCCTCGGCATCGAGAAGGTCGAGACCGTCGAGCAGTACCGCCGTCTGTTCCAGACGGCGGTGGACCTCTACCTCGGCTCGCTGTTCGCGGCGCGCGAGTCGTACGCGGACGGCGTCCAGCACCTGGAGGTGACCACCTGCTTCGCGTACAAGGGGGTCAAGCGCGCCGGGATCGAGAAGGTCTACCACTGCGGTCCGGGCGAGCGCCTCACCGGCTGGTTGCAGGCCATGGACCTGCCCGCCGAGATCGACCCCGGCGTCGGGCTGTGCCAACTGGCCCACACGGGCGCGTGCGGCTACCGGCTCACCGTCGCCCTCCCGCACGAGTCCTGA
- a CDS encoding response regulator transcription factor → MTETTEPTETTETTGPTDRTRAIVVDDHTLFRELLAGLLAQEPWLDVVAQGDSGPAAVALARRHRPDIALLDVQMPGPGIRTTVLEIHRHSPRTHCVVLTMRDDPALLRSLIDAGAAAYLLKSVSSRELLASIRSVVTAPDRIHLSISRAMIKAFDAPDGGTPPLSTREVEILRHVAQAHSNAEVAAALFLAETTVKRHLTNIYRKLGATSRVDAIRRAHEAGILEPYP, encoded by the coding sequence ATGACCGAGACCACCGAACCCACCGAAACCACTGAGACCACCGGCCCTACCGACCGGACGAGGGCCATCGTGGTCGACGACCACACGCTCTTCCGGGAGTTGCTGGCCGGCCTCCTCGCCCAGGAACCCTGGCTCGACGTGGTGGCCCAGGGGGACAGCGGCCCGGCGGCCGTGGCCCTGGCCCGGCGGCACCGGCCGGACATCGCGCTGCTTGACGTGCAGATGCCGGGCCCGGGCATCCGCACCACCGTCCTGGAGATCCACCGACACAGCCCGCGGACCCACTGCGTCGTGCTGACGATGCGCGACGACCCGGCGCTCCTGCGAAGCCTGATCGACGCCGGAGCCGCCGCCTACCTGCTGAAGTCCGTCTCCAGCCGGGAGTTGCTCGCCTCCATCCGCTCGGTGGTCACCGCCCCGGACCGCATCCACCTCTCCATCTCGCGCGCCATGATCAAGGCGTTCGACGCGCCGGACGGCGGCACCCCGCCGCTGTCCACCCGGGAGGTGGAGATCCTGCGCCACGTCGCCCAGGCGCACAGCAACGCGGAGGTCGCGGCGGCGCTGTTCCTGGCCGAGACGACCGTCAAGCGGCATCTGACCAACATCTACCGCAAGTTGGGGGCCACCTCGCGGGTCGACGCGATCCGCCGCGCCCACGAGGCGGGAATCCTGGAGCCCTACCCGTAA
- a CDS encoding histidine kinase, with translation MTMVSNAAGWKTRAELSPAARAEVAEQFFRRLRIIGSPLVSEASLSELLRRQVRLLLGDLGRDDAAGDGHRSRPSEESLRSAAEFSRRRASLEIHPTETVRAAGLFYELTLPVLVRETLGDAAAPEAVLDLALDLHDAVMTQIALGCVGYITFLREKIHSSHRDERRRIARDLHDRVSHEILVALLSTELCDGALARDPELVRTRLKSTEQALREALRVISELSGELRDSTSDTDLERSLKQFLESAIPEDVRVDFVATGDVGGLPAPVAEELYYMLREAIRNALRHSAPRRIRITLRVSGLLVRALVSDDGRGFDVRTASRARHDGLTSLRERSELLGGKARVHSAVGRGTTVGVSIPLVNW, from the coding sequence ATGACTATGGTGTCCAACGCGGCGGGGTGGAAGACGAGGGCCGAGTTATCGCCGGCGGCCCGGGCCGAAGTGGCCGAGCAATTCTTTCGGCGGCTGCGGATCATCGGCAGCCCCCTGGTCAGCGAGGCATCGCTGAGCGAATTGTTACGCAGACAGGTCCGGTTACTCCTGGGCGATCTCGGTCGCGATGACGCGGCCGGGGACGGGCATCGTTCGCGACCGAGCGAGGAATCGCTGCGGAGCGCCGCCGAATTCAGCCGAAGACGTGCCTCCCTCGAGATCCATCCGACCGAGACCGTGCGCGCCGCCGGCCTCTTCTACGAGCTGACGCTGCCCGTGCTGGTCCGCGAGACGCTGGGCGACGCGGCCGCGCCCGAGGCGGTGCTCGATCTGGCGCTGGACCTGCACGACGCGGTGATGACGCAGATCGCGCTCGGCTGCGTCGGGTACATCACGTTCCTGCGCGAGAAGATCCACAGTTCGCACCGCGACGAGCGCCGCCGCATCGCCCGGGACCTGCACGACCGGGTCTCGCACGAGATCCTGGTGGCGCTGCTCAGCACCGAACTGTGTGACGGGGCGCTGGCCCGTGATCCGGAACTCGTCCGTACCCGGCTCAAATCGACCGAACAGGCGCTCCGCGAGGCGCTGCGGGTGATCAGCGAACTCTCCGGCGAGCTTCGCGATTCGACGTCGGACACGGACTTGGAACGCTCGCTCAAGCAGTTTCTCGAATCCGCAATTCCGGAGGATGTGCGGGTCGATTTCGTGGCCACCGGAGACGTTGGCGGACTGCCCGCGCCGGTGGCGGAAGAGTTGTACTACATGCTGCGGGAGGCGATCAGAAACGCGCTGCGACATTCCGCTCCGCGCCGCATCCGGATCACGCTGCGCGTGTCGGGATTGCTCGTGCGGGCCCTGGTCTCCGACGACGGCAGGGGATTCGACGTACGGACGGCCTCGCGGGCGCGACACGACGGACTCACCTCCCTCCGTGAACGGAGCGAACTGCTCGGCGGAAAGGCGCGGGTACACAGCGCGGTGGGGCGCGGCACCACCGTCGGCGTGTCCATTCCACTGGTCAACTGGTGA
- a CDS encoding WD40 repeat domain-containing protein, with product MGRREIPLDPGAGPVQGFAHALRELRRGAGSPTYRAMAQRAGYSVTALSQAAAGEKLPSLAVTLAYVRACAADPAEWEGRWRRVDQAVPRSAEQDETSAPYRGLTRFDVDDADVFFGRQALTERLADLAREHRFIAVFGPSGSGKSSLLRAGLVPRLRAGDDARRPVAAVRILTPGAHPLRTHAARLEAADGVGDTWLLVDQFEELFTLCDDPAERSAFLDRLLAAREPRHRLGVVITVRADFLDRCTEHPGLTAAMQDATVLVGPMSDAELREAITRPARSRGLVVQRSLTDRVLAEVQGEPGGLPLMSHALLETWRRRKGAALNEVAYEAAGGLRGAIARTAEDAYGRFTPSQAELARQILLRMVAPGRGAAATRRPIDWGELDFEAAEDATAVVERLAAARLLVIDGDTVELAHEALISSWPRLRRWVEAERDRLRLHRRLTDAARAWHDLDRDPGSLYRGSRLAAATEAFPAGGQRELTALEQSFLAASVRHHRRSLRLRRSAIAGLATLALLATGAAVVAVQQRGTARSERDTAVFHQITAEADALRGSRTSLAAQLDATAYHRRASDRLYTRLVTDAHGPLSAPLTGHRGFIPAVAFSTDGRLLASASQDRTIRLWDVSDGRRRPVGRPLAGHGDEGPRALAFSPDRALLASAGHDNAVRLWDVSDPARAVPVGRPLLGHEDGVISLSFSPDGRTLASGSDDSTVRRWDLSRPERARPLGKPLVADGADGVRAVAFSPDGATLASAGFDESVRLWDMTDPARPTPRDRPLTGHQEPVWALAFSPDGRTLASAGYDRSVRLWNVTDPDQPRPRGEPVTGHDDAVWSLAFSPDGHTLASAGLDDTVRLWYVRNPDYPRVLGRPLTDHTDGVWTVAFAADGRTLASAGRDQTVRLWRLPDALLTGHTQPVNTVAFHPRGGLLASAGTGGDIRLWDTSHPARPRGAADLVGHQGAVTSLAFSPDGRYLASAGQDETVRLWDVADPAHPRPAGEPLADHHAPVTALAFRPDGRLLASAGDDDTIRLWSLADPRHPRRTGRRLTGHRDKPTAVAFSPDGRTLASGAEDDTARLWDVAAPDRPRPLGGPLADHDGFVTSVAFSPDGATLATGSVDRRIRLWNVTDRRRPTPVGRPLTGHEEPVHALAFRPDGRQLASAASDNAVRLWDTSRPAAARPVGDGITGHNDSVTSIAYHPSGTALATGSYDATTRVWLLPVTHALARTCAASGATLTRATWRRHVHHLPYDPPCR from the coding sequence GTGGGACGTCGTGAGATTCCGTTGGACCCCGGTGCCGGCCCGGTACAGGGGTTCGCGCACGCGCTCCGCGAGCTGCGGCGCGGGGCGGGGAGCCCCACCTACCGGGCCATGGCGCAGCGCGCCGGCTACTCGGTCACCGCCCTGTCGCAGGCCGCCGCGGGGGAGAAGCTGCCGTCGCTGGCGGTCACGCTCGCGTACGTACGGGCCTGCGCGGCGGACCCCGCCGAGTGGGAGGGCCGCTGGCGCCGGGTCGACCAGGCGGTGCCGCGCTCCGCGGAGCAGGACGAGACCAGCGCGCCCTACCGGGGGCTCACCCGCTTCGACGTGGACGACGCCGACGTGTTCTTCGGCCGCCAGGCGCTCACCGAACGCCTGGCGGACCTCGCGCGCGAGCACCGCTTCATCGCCGTCTTCGGGCCGTCCGGCAGCGGCAAGTCGTCGCTGCTGCGGGCCGGCCTCGTACCCCGGCTGCGCGCGGGCGACGACGCCCGGCGCCCGGTGGCCGCGGTCCGCATCCTCACCCCCGGCGCCCACCCGCTGCGTACGCACGCCGCGCGCCTGGAGGCAGCCGATGGCGTGGGCGACACCTGGTTGCTGGTCGACCAGTTCGAGGAGCTGTTCACGCTGTGCGACGACCCCGCCGAACGCTCCGCGTTCCTGGACCGCCTGCTGGCCGCGCGCGAGCCGCGACACCGGCTGGGCGTGGTGATCACCGTACGGGCCGACTTCCTCGACCGGTGCACCGAACACCCGGGGCTGACCGCCGCCATGCAGGACGCCACCGTGCTGGTGGGGCCGATGAGCGACGCGGAGCTGCGGGAGGCGATCACCAGGCCCGCCCGCAGCCGGGGCCTGGTCGTCCAGCGCTCTCTGACCGACCGCGTCCTGGCTGAGGTCCAGGGCGAGCCGGGCGGCCTGCCGCTGATGTCGCACGCCCTCCTGGAGACCTGGCGCCGGCGCAAGGGCGCGGCGCTCAACGAGGTCGCGTACGAGGCCGCCGGGGGGCTGCGCGGCGCCATCGCGCGCACCGCGGAGGACGCCTACGGACGGTTCACCCCCAGCCAGGCCGAGCTGGCCCGGCAGATCCTGCTCCGCATGGTGGCTCCGGGACGGGGCGCGGCGGCCACCCGCCGACCCATCGACTGGGGCGAACTCGACTTCGAGGCGGCCGAGGACGCCACCGCCGTGGTGGAGCGGCTGGCCGCCGCCCGGCTGCTCGTCATCGACGGCGACACCGTCGAGCTGGCCCACGAGGCCTTGATCAGCTCCTGGCCCCGGCTGCGCCGCTGGGTGGAGGCCGAACGCGACCGGCTGCGCCTGCACCGCAGGCTCACCGACGCGGCCCGGGCCTGGCACGACCTGGACCGCGACCCGGGCAGCCTGTACCGAGGCAGCCGGCTGGCCGCCGCCACCGAGGCGTTCCCGGCGGGCGGCCAGCGCGAACTCACCGCGCTGGAACAGTCGTTCCTCGCCGCGTCGGTGCGCCACCACCGGCGCTCCCTACGGCTGCGACGCTCGGCCATCGCCGGCCTCGCCACCCTGGCCCTGCTGGCCACCGGCGCCGCCGTCGTCGCCGTCCAACAGCGCGGCACGGCACGCTCCGAGCGCGACACCGCCGTCTTCCACCAGATCACCGCCGAGGCTGACGCGCTGCGCGGCTCGCGGACCTCGCTGGCCGCCCAACTCGACGCGACCGCCTACCACCGGCGCGCGAGCGACCGGCTCTACACCCGCCTGGTCACCGACGCCCACGGCCCGCTGTCCGCACCGCTCACCGGCCACCGGGGGTTCATCCCCGCCGTGGCCTTCAGCACCGACGGGCGGCTGCTGGCCAGCGCCAGCCAGGACCGTACGATCCGGCTCTGGGATGTCTCCGACGGGCGGCGCAGGCCCGTGGGGCGACCGCTGGCCGGACACGGCGACGAGGGGCCGCGCGCCCTGGCGTTCAGCCCCGACCGCGCGTTGCTCGCCAGCGCCGGGCACGACAACGCGGTGCGACTGTGGGACGTCTCCGACCCGGCCCGCGCGGTCCCGGTGGGCCGGCCCCTGCTGGGGCACGAGGACGGCGTCATCTCGCTCTCGTTCTCACCCGACGGGCGGACCCTGGCCAGCGGCAGCGATGACAGCACCGTACGGCGCTGGGACCTCAGCCGGCCGGAGCGGGCCCGCCCGCTCGGCAAGCCCCTGGTCGCCGACGGCGCCGACGGCGTGCGCGCCGTGGCCTTCAGCCCGGACGGGGCGACGCTGGCCAGCGCCGGCTTCGACGAGAGCGTCCGCCTGTGGGACATGACCGACCCCGCCCGCCCGACCCCGCGCGACCGTCCGCTCACCGGGCACCAGGAGCCGGTGTGGGCCCTGGCCTTCAGCCCGGACGGACGCACGCTGGCCAGCGCCGGCTACGACCGGAGCGTCCGGCTGTGGAACGTGACCGACCCCGACCAGCCACGGCCGCGGGGCGAGCCGGTGACGGGCCACGACGACGCCGTCTGGTCGCTGGCTTTCAGCCCGGACGGCCACACCCTGGCCAGCGCCGGACTCGATGACACCGTACGGCTGTGGTACGTGAGGAACCCGGACTACCCGCGCGTACTGGGCCGGCCGCTGACCGACCACACCGACGGAGTGTGGACGGTCGCGTTCGCCGCCGACGGCCGCACCCTGGCCAGCGCGGGCCGGGACCAGACCGTACGGCTGTGGCGCCTGCCCGACGCGCTGCTGACCGGGCACACCCAACCCGTCAACACGGTCGCCTTCCACCCCCGGGGAGGGTTGCTGGCCAGCGCCGGCACGGGGGGCGACATCCGGCTGTGGGACACCTCTCACCCGGCCCGGCCGCGCGGGGCCGCCGACCTCGTCGGACACCAGGGCGCGGTGACCTCTCTCGCCTTCAGCCCCGACGGCCGCTACCTGGCCAGTGCCGGCCAGGACGAGACGGTGCGGCTGTGGGACGTGGCCGACCCTGCCCACCCGCGACCGGCGGGTGAGCCGCTCGCCGACCACCACGCCCCCGTCACCGCCCTGGCCTTCCGGCCAGACGGCCGCCTGTTGGCCAGCGCCGGCGATGACGACACGATCCGGCTGTGGAGCCTGGCCGACCCACGCCACCCGCGACGCACCGGGCGCCGGCTCACCGGCCACCGGGACAAGCCGACCGCCGTGGCCTTCAGCCCCGACGGGCGCACCCTCGCCAGCGGCGCCGAGGACGACACCGCGCGCCTGTGGGACGTGGCCGCGCCGGACCGCCCCCGTCCGCTGGGCGGTCCGTTGGCCGACCACGACGGCTTCGTCACCTCCGTGGCGTTCAGCCCGGACGGCGCGACGCTCGCCACCGGCAGTGTCGACCGCAGGATCCGCCTGTGGAACGTCACCGACCGCCGGCGGCCAACGCCGGTCGGTAGGCCGCTGACCGGGCACGAGGAACCCGTGCACGCCCTGGCCTTCAGGCCCGACGGGCGCCAACTGGCCAGCGCCGCCAGCGACAACGCCGTACGGCTGTGGGACACCAGCCGACCGGCCGCCGCGCGCCCCGTGGGAGACGGGATCACCGGCCACAACGACTCCGTGACCTCCATCGCCTACCACCCGAGCGGCACCGCCCTGGCCACCGGCAGCTACGACGCCACCACCCGCGTCTGGCTGCTCCCCGTCACCCACGCGCTCGCCCGCACGTGCGCCGCCTCCGGCGCCACCCTCACCCGCGCCACCTGGCGGCGTCACGTCCACCACCTGCCCTACGACCCACCCTGCCGCTGA